In Danio rerio strain Tuebingen ecotype United States chromosome 18, GRCz12tu, whole genome shotgun sequence, the genomic window ggaatcaccacaacagatctatTGCTGTAGTTGtttagttaccatagcaacactagaatcgccacaacagattaattactatagttgttttatTACCGTAGTAACTATAGAAATTACCACAACATAATAATTATCATATCACCTTAACAACACTAGATCgacacagcagatcaattactatagttgttttgttaccatagcaattgtagaattgccacaacagttcaattactatagttgcagTGTTACTTTAGCAACTATagaaattaccacaacagattaattactataatgccttagcaacacttgaatcgccacaacagatcactTACTAAAGTTGCtttgtaaccatagcaactgtacaattACCACAACAGAATAATTCAAGTACTTCACAATAGTAAGATTCAAAAACACAATATCGAGTCTgtactaatttattaattatgattACAGTCatactttacaaatattataattaatttaacagTGCTCAATTATGAATTTAAGCTAATTGACAGGTGACATAAATTAGAAAAGTATTTCAAAATTGAGTTTCTGCTTTAAAAATCTGCCCGTGTGTTTGCTTTAAGCATTTTCTTCTCAGTAAACGAGACTCAGTTTTCTATATTGCTTCTCAAATAAATGGATCTTCATTTGCGAATGTTTTAGATATACTGAAATCAAGATAAAGACACCACGTACCCAACGCAGTCATGAGGCTGGTTAAATAATGACGCAATAGTGATTTTTAGCTGAACTTCTCCTCTAAAGATCAAATCAGCGTGCCGTTTCTGAAGTCCATTTGGAGAGCAGATCAGCACAATTAGATTGCGCCGGCTGTTTTGTGCACACATATTAAAAGCACGTCTGAGACATTTTGATAAATTGAAAGCATTAAGTGGTTTTCAGCCCTCGGAGATTTTCATTACGATCAAGAGAAACGTCCTGAGGTTAGACAGAGAGAAAGTGGAGAGCGCTGAACATCATCTCCGTGATAAATGCTGCGCTGCTGCCGAGAAACTGATGGAGACACAATCTGCCATCTCTTCTGGAGAAAACACTAGATTGTGATTTTGATGAAGCGCCTCTGTCAGAAGCTctcagtgtgtgtgagagttgtTCATCTCATACACACATCACTGGATTCTCCACACAACAGACCATTTTTTGAGGAAAATACGCCATGAAAACGGCTACTGACTTCAGTGTGTGAGCATCTAGACCACAGTTTCAACACTATTTGTTTTCTAGAATTATTTATacggcggcacggtggctcagtggttagcactgtggcctcacaggaagaaggtcactggttcgagtcccggctgggtcagttggcgtttctgtgtggagtttgcatgttctcccagtgttggcttgggtttcctccgggtgctcccgtttccccaaCAGTCGtgacacatgcgctataggggaattgatgaactaaattggctgtagtgtatgagtgtgtgtttgaatgagtgtgtatgggtgtttcccagtactaaattgcggttggaagggcatccacgacgtaaaacatatgctaaaatagtcggcggttcattccggagTGGCagcccttgataaataaagggactaacctgaaggaaaattaatgaagtatattgatggggactctatacagctttttcagatgagacgttaaaccgaggtcctgactctctctcGTCTAtgacgttttgtcagtttagtggttaattcaatACAAATGCGTCCGAGTTCAGTCGACGATTCTAAAAAGAAGGTGTGGCACTCggccccacccctaaacccaaccgtcactgggtgatgggcaaatcatactaaattgtaccttgagtgtctagaaaagcactataaaaatgtaaggaattattattattattataattattataattattattattatatttccacTGCAAGAGAAATTTTTGGTAGGACTTTATATTAACTACAcactaggggccctatcatacacccagtgcaattCGGCGCAAgacgcgacgcaattgttgtttgctagtttcagcttggtgcaagagtcgttttgacgttttccgCCACGCTGTGTAAATAGCAAAAGCATGTTGCGTTTATAAGTTACATTGCTAAAACGTTACTTCCAGAAATGCTACATTGTTAAAATtctattttcaaaaatgttacattgttaAAAGTTACTTCCAGAAATGCTACattgttaaaatgttaatttaaacgTATGTTACAATGTTAAAATgctattttcaaaaatgttacaTTCATAAAACgctacaaatgttacattgttaaaATGTTACTTCCAGAAATGTTGcagttaaaatgtttatttaaagggcacctaggttaccccttttttcagatttaatataagtcttttgcgtctctagaatgtgtatataaagtttcagatcaaaacacccatcagatttttcatcaaaccttttacaagatgctgtcttatactgatttccagcagggggtggttttgtcgtactgcgcctttaagacgagtctttcccacccactgtttctacatgcctcctccctcagctgcgtcagacaacagacagactttaaggaagaaggtctcacatagcgtttgtgagatactacaggaagaactaacctttactaatcagtattgtgaagttgcattgatgagtcacacacaatatcgttacaaagttaacgcgcgcacacacacacaaacacacacaccgcagatgatacacacacacacacacaggcaggcaggcaggcagacagacagagcgtgcttagcctagttaaggctaacctcaagtgtggatatctgttatgctaatgtaataaacctgatttaacttccacaaaccgggattgaagcgtcttcttttataattgttctgacacgcggctgtgctgatgaagtaaagctgaagtaaaacgctgtaattaattacacacatactctgttttaaaacactttaaacatgtgaaactgactcttaatcacatttgatgatgattgctgatcctagcgaacagaacagagcttttattcccggttgctttgcgtctgtctggtcttgttgacatttacacgtgactaccggaacatgttaatgcgcgcagcagtcaatcaattcggtgggcggggggatcgcacacctacgtaatggtgtgATCGATttaaaaacagctccaattggccgacccttttttttggtagttaaattgaaaaaaaaggactgggtgtgttcatatcaccccagtatgacggtctatacactataccaacacacagatctgtccaaacagcttaaaaagtagattttttaccataggtgccctttaaaaaaatgttatattgttAAAACGTTACTTCCAGAAATGTTACATTGTTTAAACGTTACTTTCAGAAATGTTGCAGTTAAAATtctattttcaaaaatgttatattCATAAAACGTTACTTCCAGAAATATTACATTGTTAAAAAGTTACTTCCAGAAATGCTACATTGTTAAAATgctattttcaaaaatgttacattgttaAATGTTACTTCCAGAAATGTTACATTGTGAAAAACGCTACTTTCAGAAATAATACTTTCTTACGCtccattaataaaacattatttcactgCTACTTgtaaaacagtttgttttttaattattaatttttagagCTACATTTTTTCTAGAAAACAACACAATCCCTTCAGTCATTTTGTCTCTAAAGTAAACTGACTGTCAAATGTTTAGACATCTGTATTGGAGAGCAGATTAAAAAAACGTGTCCAGAAAACAATCTGACAAACATGATATATTCATATCAAAGAAGTGGACAGTAATAATCCGCTTTGATGTCgactctaaataaataatattgctatttTTCAAAGCTGTCGGCGAGATGCAGAAGCTCTGAGAGATGTTTATGGAAACGCTCTGCCTGTCAGGAAGTGTTTCTCAACTTCTTAAAATGGAAATAGCTTTTTTTCTCCTAAAGCAAAATGGAATAAACATTCTGCCAGCGTAGACGAGATGTTTGCTTTTACAGAAGATGAATTATCTCCCGCTCAGAGATGCAATCGAGCATTATGATGCTGACATTATGTAAGAAAAGTCACGCAGTGAGTTTGGTCTGCAGGTAGAAGCTTATCAGAGTGAATGAAAGTAATTAAATCAACTGTCCCTCAAACAAATCCCCTCAAAAGACATTTATCAGGATCCACCGCTGTGATGCTGTGAGCCGAGCGTTTTGTCCGGATGAAAGAGCTTGAACTCATCACAGGAAAGTTGCAGACGGCGGCACTTTCTGTGCGGTTAAGAAGACAGGAAAACACCAGGAGCGAACGCTTTATTTACACATAACCTTCATgaggacacagctgaagctacacaatttcccccaatttctgtttaacggagagaagatttttattaacacgtttctaaacataatagttttaataacacatctctaataactgatttattttctctttgtcatcatgacagtaaataatattagactagatgttcttcaagacactagtgttcagcttaaagtgacatttaaaggcttatctggggtaattaaggtaaagttagggtaattaggcaagttattgtataacagtggtttgttctgtagacaatccaacatttctattgcttaagagggctaataatatttacattcattcattcattttgttttcagcttagtccctttgttaatctggggtcaccacagcagaatgaaccgccaactaatccagcacatgttttacaaagTTGCTGCCCTTTCTGctaaaacccatcactgggaaacaattgTACACATTTatgaacactcatacactatggataatttagcttacccaaatcccctatagctcatgtgtttggactgtgggggaaaccggagcacccggaggaaacccatgcgaacgcaggcagaacatgcaaactccacacagaaatgcagactgatcaagccgaggctcgaaccagcgaccttcttgctgtgaggcgacagcactacctactgcgccaccacgtcgctgTCTTTTAAATATcaattaggaaatatttgaaaaaaaaatattcacaggagggtgaaaaAATATGACTGTAATAGTTTATTTGAGATTTGGaataaaatacatgaaaataaagcaaataaaaatgatGAATAATTGGTCATCAGTTCCAGAAATATGGTGTATtgcaattaatataaattatgtataggacataaaactttacatttggattttgcatatataaaatgtcacatatgcaacatatatttagaaatattggcATTTTTTCAGTCATTGGATATAGATATATAGTTgacgtcaaaattattcgcccccctttgatttttttctttttgaaatgtttcccaaatgatgtttaacagattcaggaaatgttcacagcatgtctgataatattttttcttctggagaaagtcttatttgttttatttcggctagaaaaaaagcagtttttaattttttaaacaccattttaatgtcaatattattagcccctttaggcaaatttttttcgataatctacagaacaaaccatcgttacaacttaacttgcctaattaccctaacctgcctagttaccctaattaacctagtgaagcctttaaatgtcaaatgtcagaatatctagtctaatattatttactgtcatcatggcaaagaaaaaaataaatcagttattagagatgagttattaacactattatgattagaaatgtgctggagaaatctgctctcagttaaacagaaaacaggggggggggggtgaataaTGACTTCAacaagtttttaaataaatgaacatatatacacatatatgcatTGTATTTCAAAACAAATCTACATATTGGTAATTCCAATGGATGAAAAAAATATGTAAGCAGAcattttttgccatattttgAAATACATGTTGCATTTatgacattttcattcattcgttttccttcagcttagtccctttattcatcaggggtcatcacagcggaatgaaccgcctactattccagcatatgttaaaACAGTGGACAACCAAGCCACAAccaagtactaggaaacacccatacacattcacacacacacacacacacacacacacacacacacacacacacacacacacacacactcattcactttgaccaatgtagttcatcaattcccctaaagtgcatgtgtttgggctgtagaacatgctaactccccactgaaatgttaactgacccagctgggactcgaaccagcaaccttcttgctttgaagccacagtgctaaccagtgagccaccatgccgcctcaTTTGTGTCAATTTCAAAAATGAACTTGAATGTCATGTATGCACTTGCATATATACATCACATTTCATTACGGCGTTCAtttcacggtggctcagtggttagcactgtggcctcacagcaagaaagtcactggatCAAatcccggcagggtcagttggtgtttctgtgtggagtttgcatgttctccccgtgttggtgtgggtttcctccgggtgctcttgtttcccccacagtccaaacacatgcgctataggggaactaatgaactaaattttccatagtgtacgagtgattgtgtgaatcagtgtgtatgggtgtttcccagtactgggttgcagctggaagggcatccgctgtctgaaacatatgctggatgagctggtggttcattccgctgtggcgacccttgatgaatagagggaataagccgaaggtaaatgaatgaatgaactgattgCTATTATTTGAGCTTGTATAGTGTTTGAGTTACGCTGCATTCAGCCGGTGCTTTTATTCGTTTTTTTCATCAATTCGTGCATTCAGTGGGAATGCTTGTCTGATTAGATCCAATAAGTGATGTTGTATGCACAAAATCAATACAGCTAATCTGCACACAGAAAACAATGCAACAATGCAAAATAACtttatatttcttaaatattatttaaaagtgcaatttttattttttttaacaatctgAAAAACCTTTTAGCCTCAATTCTCTACTCTTAAATAGACATATAGCTCTTTGAGAAGcgaaattattaacatttatgaACATTATGATTTTATGAAAAAATGCAATACACTTACGAGTCTATATGAGTCTAACCTGGGAGGTTAATTTCAAACAAACTCATTTCATTTTGATACATCTTTACTTCATCTTCAATAAGCATCAGCTAattacagttttcatttttattaaatgtatcttGGTCtaagaaatgtttaaatgttaaaaaacccAAAACACAGAGGATAAAACACACATTTCGACTTGAAGAGCCTTTTGTGCAACTGTTAAAGATTCCTGATGGCCTCAATGCCAATGAGTGGTTAATTATGAAATGATCATGGATGCTGAAAGTCAAGGTTTTGAGTCTGATTTTAAGGATATTTCCCAGATTTGTCCATAAATTACACTGCACTTGGAGGGtgctttattagttttttttaatcaattaatgCATTTAGTTGGATTGCTTGTCTGAATCGATCAAGTAAGTGATGTTGTACGCACAAAATCAATACAGCGATGTACATCTGCATTTTCATAAGTCAAGCTAATTGAGAAGCAAAATGACGAACATTTTATTACTGCGTCAAAAATGAGCCAAAATGCTGAAAATCACAATTGAAAGATTTAAGAGGGGAAATTGCTTCATTTCGCTTTTCCAATACATGCatcttaattaaaaaatgtttaaatatttgtgctggaaattaaaaaaaaaaaaacattttaaatgaagaaCAACGACTGCAATGCCTGTGAAAGATTGCTTAAATCCCAATAAATGAAAGCTGAAAGTCACAATTTTGAGTCTCACTTTAACAGTTCTTAAGCGGATCTGGAACACACTCCTCatcctcaaacacacactctcttcaCCTGCGGCTCCAGCAGACAGTCAGCAGATGGTTCTCCAGATCTCTTCAGTGGATGCTGGTACCCGGGCTCCAGCCGCTGCTTGGGGTCCTTTATCAGCTGATACCTGGCCTCCAGTGGGTCCTTGGGGTCCTTTAAAAGCTGATACCTGGAGTCCATCAGGTCCTTGGTGTCCTTTATTGGCTGGTACCTGGGCTCCAGCAGATTCTTGGGGTCCTTTATCAACTGAAACCTGGGCTCCAGCGAGTCTTTGGTGTCCTTCAGCGGCTGGTATCTGGGCTCTAGCAAGTTCTTGGGGTCCTTTATCAGCTGGTACCCAGGATCCAGCCCATCCTGATTTTTTGGAGGCTGGGACCCAGGCTCCAGCAGGTTCTTGGGGTCCTTTATCACCTGAAACCTGGGGTCCAGCAGGTGCTTGGGACTCTTTAGTGGCTGATACCCAGGCTCTAGCAGGTCCTTGGTGTCCTTTAATGGCTGGTACCCAGGCTCCAGCAGATCCTGCTTTAGTGACTGATTTCCAGGCTCCAGCAGGTCTTGGTGGTCCTCTGGCGGCTGGTACCCAGGCTCCAGCGGGTCCAGAGGGTCCTTGGAGAGCAGGATGCTGATGGAGGGCAGTGTCCGGTGCACTGTCACCTGGGCGTCTCCTCTGTCCTGGCTCTCCCAGACCTCCCGCAGGCCCCGGTACTGCAGTTTGCTGATCTGATGGAGTCCCGGCATCTTCCTCTTCATGATCTCAGCACAGGTGATGGTTTTGGTGACTGCGCGTCCGGAGCCACTGAACACCACCTGTCGGAGTGCGGCTCCGTCTTGCATCCGCGCCATGGAGAAGCCCATCAGATTGCGGATTTTACTGCCTTCTTTGACTCTCATCTCCAGCAC contains:
- the rpp25b gene encoding ribonuclease P protein subunit p25b — encoded protein: MELSGSANLQLNNSAGFKRVCRLEDELCCPFPNLTAGVLEMRVKEGSKIRNLMGFSMARMQDGAALRQVVFSGSGRAVTKTITCAEIMKRKMPGLHQISKLQYRGLREVWESQDRGDAQVTVHRTLPSISILLSKDPLDPLEPGYQPPEDHQDLLEPGNQSLKQDLLEPGYQPLKDTKDLLEPGYQPLKSPKHLLDPRFQVIKDPKNLLEPGSQPPKNQDGLDPGYQLIKDPKNLLEPRYQPLKDTKDSLEPRFQLIKDPKNLLEPRYQPIKDTKDLMDSRYQLLKDPKDPLEARYQLIKDPKQRLEPGYQHPLKRSGEPSADCLLEPQVKRVCV